In Dama dama isolate Ldn47 chromosome X, ASM3311817v1, whole genome shotgun sequence, one genomic interval encodes:
- the PABPC5 gene encoding polyadenylate-binding protein 5, whose product MGSGEPNPAGKKKKYLKAALYVGDLDPDVTEDMLYKKFRPAGPLRFTRICRDPVTRSPLGYGYVNFRFPADAEWALNTMNFDLINGKPFRLMWSQPDDRLRKSGIGNVFIKNLDKSIDNRALFYLFSAFGSILSCKVVCDDNGSKGYAYVHFDSLAAANRAIWHMNGVRLNNRQVYVGRFKFPEERAAEVRTRDRATFTNVFVKNFGDDMNDDKLKELFSEYGPTESVKVIRDASGKSKGFGFVRYETHEAAQKAVLDLHGKSIDGKVLYVGRAQKKIERLAELRRRFERLRLKEKSRPPGVPIYIKNLDETIDDEKLKEEFSSFGSISRAKVMVEVGQGKGFGVVCFSSFEEATKAVDEMNGRIVGSKPLQVTLGQARRRW is encoded by the coding sequence ggagtggggagcctaATCCTGCtggcaagaaaaagaagtacCTCAAGGCTGCCCTGTATGTGGGTGACTTGGACCCAGATGTTACCGAGGACATGTTATATAAAAAGTTCAGGCCTGCTGGACCTCTGCGCTTCACCCGAATCTGCCGTGACCCGGTGACCCGCAGCCCCCTGGGCTATGGCTACGTTAACTTCCGCTTTCCTGCGGATGCTGAGTGGGCACTGAACACCATGAATTTTGATTTGATTAACGGCAAACCATTCCGTCTAATGTGGTCTCAGCCAGATGACCGCTTAAGAAAGTCTGGAATTGGAAATGTATTCATCAAAAACCTGGACAAATCCATTGACAACAGGGCCCTTTTTTATCTGTTTTCAGCTTTTGGGAGCATTCTCTCCTGCAAAGTCGTATGCGATGACAACGGCTCTAAGGGTTATGCCTATGTACACTTTGACAGCCTGGCCGCTGCCAATAGGGCCATCTGGCACATGAACGGAGTGCGGCTCAACAACCGTCAGGTGTACGTGGGCAGATTCAAATTTCCGGAAGAGAGGGCTGCTGAAGTTAGAACTAGGGATAGAGCGACTTTCACTAATGTTTTCGTTAAAAACTTTGGAGATGATATGAATGACGACAAACTGAAGGAACTTTTCAGTGAGTATGGGCCAACTGAGAGTGTTAAGGTAATAAGAGATGCCAGTGGGAAATCGAAAGGCTTTGGATTTGTAAGATATGAGACACATGAGGCTGCCCAAAAGGCTGTGTTAGACCTGCATGGAAAGTCCATCGATGGGAAAGTGCTTTATGTAGGGCGAGCACAGAAGAAAATTGAACGTCTTGCTGAGTTAAGGAGAAGATTTGAGCGGctgagattaaaagaaaaaagtcggCCTCCAGGGGTGCCTATCTATATTAAGAACCTGGACGAGACCATtgatgatgaaaaactgaaggagGAATTTTCTTCCTTTGGATCAATTAGTCGGGCCAAAGTGATGGTGGAGGTGGGGCAAGGCAAAGGGTTTGgtgttgtctgcttctcctcttttGAAGAGGCTACCAAAGCAGTAGATGAGATGAATGGTCGCATAGTGGGCTCCAAGCCCCTGCAGGTCACTCTGGGCCAGGCCAGGCGCAGGTGGTAA